Genomic window (Pseudoliparis swirei isolate HS2019 ecotype Mariana Trench chromosome 23, NWPU_hadal_v1, whole genome shotgun sequence):
CTTCCATTATTATTTCCCACGACCCACGTTTGTGTACGTGCAGTgtagtttttattttacttttcccTCGTATGGACCAACAACTGCTGCGGTCTTGTTTTTCTTCCGTGATATCGACACGTGATTTCTTCTTCGTCCTATCACAGTGGCGCATCATCGTCATGTGATCGTCGCCATGGTGCCAAATGAAGCGACATCGATGAGTGTCCTGCTGCTGGAAACCCGAAATGAGCAGTCATGACATTTGTCTGCTTCTTGGAGCGACTGGCGTCGGAAAAACTTTGTTGATGAAACGTCTACAAAATATCCTTTCTCCACCTGAATGTTTTGAtctagaacaaaacaaaaacggtCTCTTGAAAGTGTTGTGTAGCTTAACTGACGTTAGTTAGTTAGCTTGCCAGCTAGTTTAGCCTGATAAACTGCAATATAAGCTAACGCAATGATTAACTGTGAAGCTAACTAAGTATTAACtcacattacatttaaaaaatacactAACCTAAATAGCTTAGTTTTATATAACCgaccaaatatataatattatacaaaCCGTTTTATATAGCTATGTTTCTCATCTGAAGCTAAAGCACTGGCTGCTGGGGATATGTTTCCTAACAGATTTAGTTTACAGCTTAGTTCGCATGGAATAGATAAACTGGGGGAACCTCCTTCTACTCTACCTACAGTAAGTAACATGGGGAGGTACTTTTAATCCTAGTTTTATTATGTTTGCAGGTTCAGTTTTGATGAGACGGGTAATCCCTGTGATGTCTCTAATCTCTTCAAACCTCCACAGGTAGGAACCAACCTCACAGACCTgaaactgaagaagaaaaagatgacacTAAGAGAGCTGGGAGGCTGCATGGGCCCAATATGGCCAAGTTACTTCAAAGACTGCTCCTCTGTCATTGTATGTTTTTTGGAAACAAGCTGCATCTATTTATGACATTTGGGAGAGGTAGATAAACTAACTGTTGGAATAATTTTCTCTGaattctgttttgttttctcctaGTTCATAGTGGACTCATCCAACATTGCTCAGATATCCTCGTCCTGCATCCAGCTGCTGTCAGTACTTTCCGCTCTGCCTCTGCACAGCGCCTCTGTGCTTATTCTGTTCAACAAGAGGTAACACTCATATACACGTACACAACAATCCCTACTTGCCATACCTGCAATATTTCAGTGTCTGCCGTTGGAGCACAATATGTGTCTGATAAAATAATTATCTCTCTCGGTGGAAGCTGTTCATGCCTTTGtatattctctctttttctttctacccTTTTCCAGTGACATGCCATGCACTATGAGTCTGATAGAGATGAAATCACTGTTTAGAATGGATGACATCGTCGCATCTGCTACTCAGCCAATCACAATACTGGAACTCAGTGCCCACACTGGACTGGGACTTCAGGAGGTGCTGAGCTGGCTGGAGTCCATCATAATCAAGTGATCATAAGTGTGTGGTTCTACTCTCACGTGACTTTGGATGATGACGTCAAGCCTTTTGGCAAGCGATGTCACCAAGTATCTCCTCAGAGTATTTAATGATGTGTTTAGTGTTGGACCCACTGAAAAGCCGTTGCTGTATTTGTGTTACCATATTCATATGGTGACTGTAAATAAGGGTAAATGGGGAAAGAATTGTGATATCGTTGCAGGAGTGAATGATTGACCATTTTAACATTTGTTAAATCAACACTGTTGATCCTACCTCACGCAAACTATTGTTTATGTATACTGGTGACTTTTACTAATTACATTATGCACAGATTAACAAGGAACAGCTTAGATTCATGACTGACAACAGTGTGATCCTCATGCTCCTCTAAGTAAGGActagcttttattctgaaaccaAATAAACCAGCAGGGGGCATACAGTGCACAACAAACATTGTAAATGGTCCTGAATGTGTGCCTGAGATTTGACATGAAATGTGTTAATGACATAGGTATTGaggaaatacaaaacaataaaaccaaCTGAAGAATGAGGCAGTCTTCCATTTATACCCTTATATTTGATAAATCAGTGGTTATCACGCGATCAATAAAACTCATGATTCATACATTTTCTAATGTTGCCTTGCTTATAGGGAACTCTGAAGTACTTCCAGTCCTTCCAAACTAAATTTCATTCAATTAACCACAGAAATTAATTTCACAATAGTAAAATCAAGTACACATCGATGTTTATCATCAGTTATGGTCCAACTAAGGCTCAACAAAGGGAACGTATTGATGCGGCAACATTTCAGGAATCGGACAGGTCTTTAGCCGGGGTCTCTTAAGAAGAAATGCATTGTATACACTTGTATATGACAGCAGCTATAGCCAGCTAAGCCAATCAAACACAAAGCTGAGTGAGCAAGAGATGTGTAGACTACTTGGAAAGCTGTAATACATGTGCCTGGTAATTGTGGCTAAGTGAAGCTACAACCACATATTATCACactgcttttgtgttttttttcttcggaATTTCAACAGGTTGCAATATGTTATGGCCATAAAGAATGTGTGCACGACACTAATGGTTTCTGATACAAAGGTGTTCTTGTTTGTATCCTCTGATACTGGATCATTGACGAGAGGAGCAAGACCGATTATTGCTGTGAGGAGCACAACCAGCTTGCATCAATCTAAGGGTTCCCgtattataatacaatataaaaactaaGAATAGGGTTGTCATACAAGTCCTTAGGGCTCAAATTCAATCTGCAGTTAGTTATATTTGGAGAGCATAACCTAATGGCATTCCCCTTTTTTCTCCAGTTTAGTTGATCCTCATAAGAAAGGGTTCTGTGCAGCATGTGATCCATCAGTGCTGGCCGAAGAGAAGGGCAACAAGGGCTCAGGGAGGGTCCCTGGCAGGCCAGGGTGGGTGGGGTGAGTAAGTGACACAGGGAGGCTGGCAGGCTGGTGGCTCATaggcaggggcaaggaggcACTGCATGGAAGAGAAGTGCCCTGTGGAGCTGAAGAGAGGGAGCTGAAGCCCATTTGATTCAGAGTTAGTTTGGGCTGCTCAGCTTGGAATGGATTGCTGGCTGACGGAGCACTGAGGCctaaacagaaagacaacagTTATTGAACATAATTAACACAGAACTGATTTAAATCTAAGTTGGCAGCTCTCAAAGCGTTTCTGGTCTTCCCCTGGGATCACAACATGAGTGTTGCATCTACAGTCAATAATACAAGAAGTACCTGATAGGAAGGGGTTCATGGTCTTGGCTGGAGGATTTGCTGGGATCAATCTGTCCAGGTCTACTAAGGATGCCGCTGTGGGGCCCAGGAAGGCCTCGGGTGTCCGGCATGTACGAGGGCTGGGGGCTGCCAGGCTTTCTCCGAAACGTGACAGGTCAAATATCTCAGGACTGCTGTCCCCTCGCCCATTTACATTCAAATGACCTCCATCCATGGCCTCATCAAACATATCCCCATCTAACAGTGGAAAAAGAGCAAATGCGAACAATGCAAGTGTGGGATGCACAGCATCCCAATGGGAACAGTAGAAGGAATGTATTGTGTACCTGAGGGGCTTCCAGGTCGCGGACACGGTTCCCCGATGGTTCCTTTGAGGGGGAATGGATCAACTCCTGAGGCAGCTACAAACACACCAGAATACAGTTTACTTTGactaaatatgtaaatgttaaaCAGTGTGGCTTCTCCTATTTATTTGACATGGCTGAGCTGTATGAGTGCATGTATCACCTGTGTTGGCAGAGAAGGCCCATTCTCGGCCTGTGGCGTTGAAGTTGCTCTGCTGGTCGTCCCAGGGGTTGACCGGGGGCTCCCACGGTGGTGGGGGGCTGTTGGACGTTGGCGGTGCCATCCAGGGAGGATCTActctcgaggtgttgttgctgcTTACTTTAGTAACGGAGAGGtgaattagagagagagagataggctCCTGTTCTGGCATGTGAGCTGAACACATTATACTGTGAGCGTGAAGAATGttgatgtttttattaaaacactCTACTTTGATGTACTATTATGGTATATCTGGTTCTCAAAACACCTGAAATGAATCAGTCGGCATATGTTTCAGTTCTCTAAGAGTATTTTATGACTATATTTGACTCCATATTATTTCCAACTTGGTTGTTTTAAACGCTCCGGCTTTGGCCAAGGTTGGCTAACTCCAGGCTCACCCAGGGAGTCCCAGGGGTCTGTGCTCCCCGGATGAGCAGCTGCCTGGCGTGGGGCATTGTTCCATCGGTGGTCACTAGGAGGCGGATCTGAGGGCAATGCGAAAACATCTACCAGGTCCATGAAGGCGGTCTGAccacaaaaacaagaaaaaaatgtgtcactTC
Coding sequences:
- the arl16 gene encoding ADP-ribosylation factor-like protein 16, which gives rise to MSSHDICLLLGATGVGKTLLMKRLQKLSSHGIDKLGEPPSTLPTVGTNLTDLKLKKKKMTLRELGGCMGPIWPSYFKDCSSVIFIVDSSNIAQISSSCIQLLSVLSALPLHSASVLILFNKSDMPCTMSLIEMKSLFRMDDIVASATQPITILELSAHTGLGLQEVLSWLESIIIK
- the epn3a gene encoding epsin-3 isoform X2 encodes the protein MQPSSLRRQVKNMVNNFTEAEIKVREATSNDPWGPPCSLMAEIADLTFNAVAFTEVLGMIWKRLNDHGKNWRHVYKAMTLLDYLIKTGSERVAQECRENIYTIQTLRDFQHMDRDGLDQGAHIREKAKHLVALLKDEEKLKKERSQAMKTKTRMAGSTSGLGSGSHPPSYPGRRTSQAAGVHGDEHASSSSPRFTPDIEQARPTTSGEEELQLQLALAMSREESEKLLVNPSSQPVQPAPAAVDMDEDTQLKLALSLSKEEHQQEQISRQGDESVLKKALEDSTREMETKGGTAFMDLVDVFALPSDPPPSDHRWNNAPRQAAAHPGSTDPWDSLVSSNNTSRVDPPWMAPPTSNSPPPPWEPPVNPWDDQQSNFNATGREWAFSANTAASGVDPFPLKGTIGEPCPRPGSPSDGDMFDEAMDGGHLNVNGRGDSSPEIFDLSRFGESLAAPSPRTCRTPEAFLGPTAASLVDLDRLIPANPPAKTMNPFLSGLSAPSASNPFQAEQPKLTLNQMGFSSLSSAPQGTSLPCSASLPLPMSHQPASLPVSLTHPTHPGLPGTLPEPLLPFSSASTDGSHAAQNPFL